From a single Bifidobacteriaceae bacterium genomic region:
- the lysA gene encoding diaminopimelate decarboxylase — protein MSTHEAGSLHAQGRAPAWLEVPQDVNALLQPIWPGNALKDKDGVLRIGGLTVQEIAAQVGTPAYVIDEEDFRARAKGFADAFGQAFAPLAGARVHYAAKALITVGIARWLAEDGLAVDVCSGGELDIVLRGGIAPQQVTFHGSNKSDAELEFAMGVGVDLIVIDSLAEIDQVARLAAAQGHEPDVMLRCSIGIEAHTHEYIATSHEDQKFGLSVADGSAEEGAARLAAQPNLNFRGFHTHIGSQIFDTEAFQLTMGRMARLTARVEREHGLTLPELGLGGGFGVAYTTGHDPLDPATIAANMAAHLERECRAEGVATPHVTVEPGRAIAAPAGVTLYTVGTVKPVLLDGGFTRLYVSVDGGMSDNIRTALYGADYSATLASRYSTASPRLARVVGKHCESGDIVVKDEYLPADIAAGDLLAVPVTGAYCHSMSSNYNAIPRPPIAAVRDGLLTVLVRRESMEDLLARDLYA, from the coding sequence GAAACGCCCTCAAAGACAAGGACGGCGTGCTCCGAATCGGCGGCCTGACGGTCCAGGAGATCGCCGCCCAGGTCGGCACCCCCGCCTACGTGATCGACGAGGAGGATTTCCGCGCCCGCGCCAAGGGCTTCGCCGACGCGTTCGGCCAGGCCTTCGCCCCCCTCGCCGGCGCGCGCGTCCATTACGCCGCGAAGGCGCTGATCACAGTGGGAATAGCCCGCTGGCTGGCCGAGGACGGGCTAGCGGTGGACGTGTGCTCCGGGGGCGAGTTGGACATCGTCCTGCGCGGCGGCATAGCCCCCCAGCAGGTCACCTTCCACGGCTCGAACAAATCGGACGCGGAACTGGAATTCGCCATGGGGGTGGGGGTCGACCTGATCGTGATCGACTCTTTGGCGGAGATCGACCAGGTGGCCCGCCTGGCGGCGGCCCAGGGACACGAACCAGACGTGATGCTGCGGTGCTCCATCGGGATCGAGGCCCACACGCATGAGTACATCGCCACCTCCCACGAGGACCAGAAGTTCGGCTTGTCGGTGGCGGACGGCTCGGCGGAGGAGGGCGCGGCAAGGCTGGCCGCCCAGCCGAACCTGAACTTCAGGGGCTTCCACACCCACATCGGGTCGCAGATCTTCGACACGGAGGCGTTCCAGTTGACCATGGGCCGGATGGCCCGCCTGACCGCGCGCGTCGAACGGGAGCACGGCCTGACCCTCCCCGAATTGGGTTTGGGCGGCGGGTTCGGCGTGGCCTACACCACCGGCCACGACCCGCTGGACCCGGCGACCATCGCCGCCAACATGGCTGCCCACCTGGAACGCGAGTGCCGCGCCGAGGGCGTGGCCACCCCGCACGTGACGGTGGAGCCGGGCCGGGCCATCGCGGCGCCCGCCGGCGTCACGCTGTACACGGTCGGCACCGTCAAACCCGTCTTGCTTGACGGCGGTTTCACCAGGCTTTACGTGTCGGTCGACGGGGGGATGAGCGACAACATCCGCACCGCCCTGTACGGCGCGGACTATTCCGCCACGCTGGCCTCCCGCTATTCGACGGCGTCCCCGCGCCTGGCGAGGGTGGTCGGGAAGCACTGCGAGTCGGGGGACATAGTGGTCAAGGACGAATACCTGCCGGCCGACATCGCCGCCGGCGACCTGTTGGCGGTCCCGGTCACGGGCGCCTACTGCCACTCGATGTCCTCCAATTACAACGCGATCCCGCGCCCGCCCATCGCCGCCGTGCGGGACGGCCTGTTGACCGTGTTGGTCCGCCGCGAGTCAATGGAGGACCTGTTGGCCCGCGACCTCTACGCCTAG